From Enhydrobacter sp., the proteins below share one genomic window:
- a CDS encoding alpha/beta hydrolase produces the protein MPPRRRVEPPPRRWPPIVLLVLGVLAGAMLWAYAPTLPPDLLVERYADERSRFLDIGGARAHVREEGNPDGMPIVLLHGSLASLHVWEGWTAALKDRARLISVDLPGHGLTGAWPRDEYTIDAYADFVEVLVDVLHLDRFAIVGHSMGGAVAWTFAATRPDRVSHLILVDAAGYPRQGEAPLSLRVARLPVLGGLSLWFHPEMLIRRSLKDMYADPKEATPERVVRYSDLQRFPGNREAMLQRLRTQEPLDPTPLKRLNVPTMILWGAKDRWSSPAIGARFQRDIKGARLKVLEKLGHNPMEEDPIASAVVVDAFLPASLVPPAPLPAPPAETTQDVIPPSDTLNDAPPLEIPLPPTAEELMIVVPLPPPTSATTDEPAADSIPKAGRN, from the coding sequence GTGCCGCCGCGCCGCCGCGTTGAACCGCCGCCGCGGCGCTGGCCGCCGATCGTGCTCCTCGTCCTGGGTGTCCTGGCCGGCGCGATGCTCTGGGCGTATGCGCCGACCTTGCCGCCGGACTTGCTGGTCGAACGCTATGCCGACGAGCGGTCGCGTTTCCTCGACATCGGCGGCGCGCGCGCCCATGTCCGGGAGGAGGGCAATCCCGACGGAATGCCCATCGTGCTGCTCCATGGATCGCTCGCCTCGCTCCATGTCTGGGAAGGATGGACCGCGGCGCTCAAGGATCGCGCGCGCCTGATATCGGTCGACCTGCCCGGCCACGGGTTGACGGGCGCCTGGCCCCGCGACGAGTACACGATCGATGCCTACGCGGATTTCGTCGAAGTGCTGGTCGATGTCCTGCATCTCGATCGTTTCGCCATCGTCGGTCATTCGATGGGTGGGGCGGTGGCCTGGACCTTCGCCGCCACCCGGCCCGACCGCGTATCCCATCTGATCCTCGTCGACGCCGCGGGCTACCCGCGTCAGGGCGAGGCGCCGCTGTCGCTGCGCGTCGCTCGCCTGCCCGTGCTGGGCGGGCTCAGCCTGTGGTTCCACCCCGAGATGCTGATACGGCGCTCGCTCAAGGACATGTACGCCGATCCGAAAGAGGCGACGCCGGAGCGCGTGGTGCGCTACAGCGACCTGCAGCGGTTTCCGGGCAACCGCGAGGCGATGCTGCAGCGCCTGAGGACGCAGGAACCGCTCGACCCGACGCCGCTCAAGCGGCTCAACGTGCCGACGATGATCCTGTGGGGCGCCAAGGATCGCTGGTCCTCGCCCGCCATCGGGGCGCGCTTCCAGCGCGACATCAAGGGCGCCCGGCTGAAGGTCCTGGAAAAGCTCGGCCACAATCCGATGGAAGAGGATCCGATCGCCTCGGCGGTCGTCGTGGATGCCTTCCTGCCGGCCAGCCTCGTGCCGCCGGCACCCCTGCCGGCCCCGCCCGCCGAGACGACGCAGGATGTCATACCGCCCTCCGACACGCTGAACGATGCGCCGCCTCTGGAAATTCCCCTGCCGCCCACGGCCGAGGAGCTGATGATCGTCGTGCCCCTTCCGCCACCGACCAGCGCCACGACCGACGAGCCGGCAGCCGATTCGATTCCCAAGGCCGGGCGCAACTAA
- a CDS encoding glutathione S-transferase family protein, which yields MKLYYSPASPYARKVRVTALEAKLDKKIDMVNVVLSPTAPNADVDKHNPVGKIPVLSVKGMDLFDSPVICEYLDGQHKGRKLLPRKGRDRWVALRLQAMADGLLDAALLARYETFLRPEDKRWKDWIDGQMKKIDGVLDQLEAETKSLKGKLTLGTISVVCALGYLDFRFAHHDWRASRPKLAKWFAQVSRLPSIKATVPPPA from the coding sequence ATGAAGCTCTACTACTCGCCGGCGTCGCCCTATGCCCGCAAGGTCCGGGTCACGGCGCTGGAGGCCAAACTCGACAAGAAGATCGACATGGTGAACGTCGTGCTGTCGCCGACGGCGCCGAACGCCGACGTCGACAAGCACAATCCGGTCGGCAAGATCCCGGTGCTGTCGGTCAAGGGCATGGATCTCTTCGACTCGCCGGTGATCTGCGAATACCTCGACGGCCAGCACAAGGGCCGCAAGCTGCTGCCGCGCAAGGGCCGCGATCGCTGGGTGGCGCTGCGCCTGCAGGCGATGGCCGACGGTCTGCTCGATGCCGCATTGCTGGCGCGCTACGAGACCTTCCTGCGCCCGGAGGACAAGCGCTGGAAGGACTGGATCGACGGCCAGATGAAGAAGATCGACGGCGTGCTCGATCAGCTCGAGGCCGAGACGAAGTCGCTCAAGGGCAAGCTCACGCTCGGAACCATCTCGGTCGTGTGTGCACTCGGCTATCTCGATTTCCGCTTCGCCCATCACGATTGGCGCGCCAGTCGGCCCAAGCTCGCCAAGTGGTTCGCCCAGGTCTCCAGGTTGCCGTCGATCAAGGCGACGGTGCCGCCGCCGGCGTGA
- a CDS encoding mechanosensitive ion channel family protein: protein MRFRAACLLLLLLVGTMAQAQTPTVPQRPFGQIVDVWTRQLDRIADRATQPGVLAGEIDALREEVTDVRLAASAAAQLARSNLADIRRLLVPLEVKPGPDRPAETDEVRAERQRLTEQAAISEGRVKQSEVVIARANQLLEHMTRLRGQVVLNILLRRDASPLSGEVLRNVGTEFAASMQGLMSAFSKWAREGPRALRDGARDLTGLAAWAALTVVLWWLGRTLARRFGRGHHNEPGQRDRTIAAAIDGLGLVLVPILAVWLIGRLLVATDPPQPLAMLLPELVLRLIVLLLVLGMTTTALAPDRPAWRVLPLTDPAARLLAQALRRLIVVGTALDFLYLALVQDGQYPALSSLSALVLAGSLAFLALPVLGNAAWQASRPEGSDRPFLVGGTLWTATRVGLRAVLLSSIAFALLGYVVLATHIHTALAWTCLLVALALTAHRLAGDLLETMAAPDTPTGAWVRRLFGLPADITLRGQHIALLLIDVALVVALALTIPAAWNVDTDAILRGMAQVVMGVKIGGVTISLRDIALSLITFAVCMLLVRLVRRIVRDRVMPTVDASLPMRQSVDAGLNYAGVAIALLVAIGALGIDFTNLAIVLGALSVGIGLGLQNIANNIISGVLLLVERSIKAGDWISVSGHEGFVRRINIRATEIETFQRTHVIVPNSVFLQNPVVNRTYSDTSSRIDLPITVALATDPAKMEAILRDCALGHPRVLRVPAPIVRFVRVTPTGLEFELYVFVARLEDRIVVTNDLNRAILARMIEEKIVNPTPPPPEYRVRDLDRIAEALRTDRAAAPPR, encoded by the coding sequence ATGCGCTTTAGGGCCGCCTGCCTTCTTCTCCTGCTGCTCGTCGGCACGATGGCGCAGGCCCAGACGCCGACCGTTCCGCAGCGGCCGTTCGGCCAGATCGTCGATGTCTGGACGCGCCAGCTCGATCGGATCGCCGACCGGGCGACCCAGCCGGGCGTACTGGCCGGCGAGATCGACGCATTGCGCGAGGAGGTAACCGACGTCCGGCTCGCGGCGAGCGCGGCGGCGCAACTCGCCCGCAGCAATCTCGCCGACATCCGTCGGCTCCTGGTGCCGTTGGAGGTGAAACCGGGACCGGATCGGCCGGCCGAGACCGATGAGGTCAGGGCCGAGCGCCAGAGGCTGACCGAGCAGGCAGCGATCAGCGAGGGGCGCGTCAAGCAAAGTGAAGTCGTGATCGCCCGCGCCAACCAGCTGCTCGAGCACATGACCCGGCTTCGCGGCCAGGTCGTCCTAAACATCCTGCTGCGCCGCGACGCCTCGCCCCTGTCCGGCGAAGTCCTGCGCAATGTCGGCACCGAGTTCGCCGCTTCCATGCAGGGCTTGATGTCAGCCTTCTCGAAGTGGGCGCGCGAGGGTCCGCGGGCGCTGCGCGACGGCGCGCGCGACCTGACCGGTCTCGCCGCCTGGGCGGCCCTGACGGTGGTGCTTTGGTGGCTGGGCCGAACGCTCGCCCGACGGTTCGGCCGCGGCCACCACAACGAGCCCGGGCAGCGCGACCGTACGATCGCAGCGGCGATCGACGGGCTGGGATTGGTGCTCGTTCCCATCCTCGCCGTATGGCTGATTGGCCGCCTGCTCGTCGCGACCGATCCGCCGCAGCCGCTCGCGATGCTGTTGCCCGAGCTGGTGTTGCGGCTGATCGTTCTCCTGCTCGTGCTCGGCATGACGACGACGGCGCTGGCGCCCGACCGACCGGCCTGGCGGGTGCTTCCTCTCACCGACCCGGCGGCCCGCCTGCTGGCACAAGCGCTGCGCCGTCTCATCGTCGTCGGTACCGCCCTCGACTTCCTCTATCTGGCGCTGGTCCAGGATGGCCAATACCCGGCGCTATCGTCGTTGAGCGCCCTCGTCCTGGCGGGATCGCTCGCCTTTCTGGCCCTGCCGGTATTGGGCAACGCCGCGTGGCAGGCCTCCCGCCCAGAAGGCTCGGACCGGCCCTTCCTCGTCGGCGGCACCTTATGGACGGCAACGCGCGTGGGCCTGCGCGCGGTGCTGCTGTCGTCGATCGCCTTCGCCCTGCTGGGCTATGTCGTGCTCGCGACGCACATCCATACGGCGCTGGCATGGACCTGCCTGCTGGTGGCGCTTGCGCTGACGGCTCACAGGTTGGCAGGCGATCTGTTGGAAACGATGGCTGCTCCCGATACGCCGACCGGTGCATGGGTCCGGCGTCTGTTCGGGCTCCCTGCGGACATCACGCTCCGCGGGCAGCACATCGCTTTGCTGCTGATCGACGTGGCCCTTGTCGTGGCGCTCGCCCTCACGATACCCGCGGCGTGGAACGTCGACACCGATGCGATTCTGCGCGGCATGGCGCAGGTCGTGATGGGCGTGAAGATCGGCGGCGTCACGATCTCCCTGCGCGACATCGCCCTTTCGCTGATCACCTTCGCCGTCTGCATGCTTCTGGTGCGGCTGGTGCGGCGGATCGTGCGCGACCGGGTCATGCCGACCGTCGACGCCTCCTTGCCGATGCGTCAGTCGGTCGATGCCGGGCTCAACTATGCCGGCGTGGCGATCGCACTTCTCGTCGCCATCGGCGCGCTCGGCATCGACTTCACCAACCTTGCCATCGTGCTGGGCGCGCTGTCGGTCGGCATCGGCCTCGGCCTGCAGAACATCGCCAACAACATCATCTCGGGTGTGCTCCTGCTCGTGGAGCGGTCGATCAAGGCCGGTGACTGGATTTCGGTGTCCGGCCACGAAGGCTTCGTGCGGCGCATCAACATCCGTGCCACCGAAATCGAGACCTTCCAGCGCACGCATGTCATCGTGCCCAACAGCGTCTTCCTGCAGAATCCCGTGGTCAACCGGACGTATTCCGACACGTCGAGCCGCATCGACCTGCCGATCACCGTCGCCCTGGCGACCGATCCGGCGAAGATGGAGGCGATCCTTCGCGATTGCGCGCTCGGTCATCCCCGGGTGTTGCGGGTGCCGGCACCGATCGTGCGCTTCGTGCGGGTCACGCCGACCGGGCTGGAGTTCGAGCTCTATGTCTTCGTCGCCCGCCTCGAAGACCGCATCGTGGTGACCAACGATCTCAATCGTGCGATCCTCGCGAGGATGATCGAAGAAAAGATCGTCAACCCGACGCCGCCGCCTCCCGAATATCGTGTGCGCGACCTCGACAGGATCGCCGAGGCCTTGAGGACGGATCGTGCCGCCGCGCCGCCGCGTTGA
- a CDS encoding malate/lactate/ureidoglycolate dehydrogenase, producing MKPDRLHAFTMAICRADGSTDAEARLVADHLVLANLFGHDSHGVGMMPAYIQNTTTGRCVRNHHAKIVKDNGAVVVIDGGAGYGQVIAKEAMDIGIERAKKHGVCVVGLKNSHHIGRIGHWGEQCARAGMVSTHWVNVHGHKSLVAPFGGAEPRFTTNPYCTAVPRKGKEPIVLDFATSQVAMGKVRVANNKKAAMEDGLLIDSLGNPTTDPGVMYNSPYGAILPFGLHKGGGLAVICDILAGALTGGRTHSPRTIKKDGTDIINNMLSIIIDPASMGGTEMFEDEVETFITWVKSARPQPGVAEVLAPGEPERTRRAEREKNGVPIDTTTWQQLLDVARKVRLNDTEIPQIAGG from the coding sequence GTGAAGCCGGATCGGTTGCATGCGTTCACCATGGCGATCTGCCGGGCCGACGGCAGCACCGACGCGGAAGCCAGGCTGGTGGCCGACCATCTGGTGCTGGCTAACCTGTTCGGCCACGACAGCCACGGTGTCGGCATGATGCCGGCCTACATCCAGAACACCACGACCGGCCGTTGCGTCCGTAACCATCACGCAAAGATCGTGAAGGACAATGGCGCCGTCGTTGTGATCGACGGCGGCGCCGGCTACGGCCAGGTGATCGCCAAGGAAGCGATGGATATCGGCATCGAACGCGCGAAGAAGCACGGTGTCTGCGTGGTCGGCCTCAAGAACTCCCACCACATCGGACGCATCGGCCATTGGGGCGAGCAATGCGCGCGCGCCGGCATGGTGAGCACGCATTGGGTGAACGTGCATGGCCACAAGTCGCTGGTCGCGCCCTTCGGCGGCGCCGAGCCGCGCTTCACCACCAACCCGTACTGCACGGCGGTGCCGCGCAAGGGCAAGGAACCGATCGTGCTCGACTTCGCGACCAGCCAGGTGGCGATGGGCAAGGTCCGCGTCGCCAACAACAAGAAGGCGGCGATGGAGGACGGCCTGCTCATCGATTCGCTGGGCAACCCGACGACCGACCCCGGCGTGATGTACAATTCGCCTTATGGCGCGATCCTGCCGTTCGGGCTGCACAAGGGCGGCGGCTTGGCGGTGATCTGCGACATCCTCGCCGGCGCTCTCACCGGCGGCCGCACCCACAGCCCGCGCACCATCAAGAAGGACGGCACCGACATCATCAACAACATGCTGTCGATCATCATCGATCCGGCCTCGATGGGCGGCACCGAGATGTTCGAGGACGAGGTCGAGACCTTCATCACCTGGGTGAAATCGGCGCGGCCGCAGCCGGGCGTCGCCGAGGTACTGGCGCCGGGCGAGCCAGAGCGCACGCGGCGCGCCGAGCGCGAGAAGAACGGCGTGCCTATCGACACCACCACGTGGCAGCAGCTGCTCGACGTCGCGCGCAAGGTGCGCCTCAACGACACGGAGATTCCCCAGATCGCCGGCGGCTGA
- a CDS encoding HAMP domain-containing histidine kinase, translating into MAADITVQTSTARPARRRTPAFGLSWRILGMVVAAVMTAEVLLFLPSIARFRLVYLEQLIESGTLAALALDATPDNMVTEEVKRSLLNHARVDAVVLVEPNKPRRMLKNIAPSPEMPGFNLKNRDALGLIWDALAAMSRDGAYYMRVGGESMRLPGAMVWIVVDELPMRIAMYEYTGRILALSIIIALFTALLLYLALRWLVIRPLQGLSADMTSFRRAPEEGGTERRPTERNDEIGVVDQEFQNLQREIRASLLQKSRLAEVGAASNKIAHDIRNILSTARLLSDRLTSIGDERTRSLAPTILGTIDRAARLASDALEYVRDRPTPRRVEFDLADLVDEVGVTLQEQGEDRDPNLVRLWRSEVSADLRVRADRDLLYRVFANLGRNAFDAGAKAVAVRARADGESVQIDVEDDGPGIPDAVASQLFKPFTTGGRAGGAGLGLAIARDLVQVHGGDIALVATGPQGTVFRFTLPL; encoded by the coding sequence ATGGCCGCCGACATCACCGTCCAGACGTCGACCGCCCGCCCGGCCAGGCGGCGGACGCCTGCCTTCGGCCTGAGCTGGCGCATCCTCGGCATGGTGGTCGCCGCGGTGATGACGGCCGAGGTCCTGCTGTTCCTGCCGTCGATCGCGCGCTTTCGCCTGGTCTATCTCGAGCAGCTGATCGAATCGGGGACCCTGGCCGCGCTCGCGCTCGATGCGACGCCCGACAACATGGTGACCGAGGAGGTCAAGCGTTCGCTGCTCAACCATGCGAGGGTCGACGCGGTCGTGCTGGTCGAGCCGAATAAGCCGCGACGCATGCTGAAGAACATCGCACCGTCGCCGGAAATGCCCGGCTTCAACCTCAAGAATCGCGACGCGCTCGGCCTGATCTGGGACGCCCTCGCAGCCATGTCGCGAGACGGCGCCTACTACATGCGGGTGGGCGGCGAATCGATGCGGTTGCCCGGCGCCATGGTGTGGATCGTGGTTGACGAGCTGCCGATGCGCATCGCCATGTACGAGTACACGGGCCGCATCCTGGCGCTGTCGATCATCATCGCGCTCTTCACCGCGCTGCTGCTTTACCTCGCGCTGCGCTGGCTGGTGATCCGCCCGCTGCAGGGCCTGTCGGCCGACATGACGTCGTTCCGCCGCGCGCCCGAGGAGGGGGGCACCGAGCGCCGTCCGACCGAGCGCAACGACGAGATCGGCGTGGTCGACCAGGAGTTCCAGAACCTGCAGCGCGAGATTCGCGCCTCGCTGCTCCAGAAGTCGCGCCTTGCCGAGGTCGGTGCCGCCTCAAACAAGATCGCCCACGACATCCGCAACATCCTGTCGACGGCCCGCCTCCTGTCCGATCGCCTGACCAGCATCGGCGACGAGCGCACCCGCTCCCTCGCGCCGACCATCCTCGGCACGATCGACCGCGCCGCGCGGTTGGCGAGCGATGCGCTCGAATACGTGCGCGACCGGCCGACGCCCCGCCGCGTCGAGTTCGATCTGGCCGACCTGGTCGACGAGGTCGGCGTGACACTGCAGGAGCAGGGCGAGGATCGCGACCCCAACCTCGTGCGTCTGTGGCGCAGCGAGGTTTCGGCCGACCTGCGGGTGCGCGCCGATCGCGACCTGCTCTACCGCGTATTCGCCAATCTCGGCCGCAACGCCTTCGATGCCGGCGCCAAGGCCGTTGCCGTGCGCGCCCGCGCCGATGGCGAGTCCGTCCAAATCGATGTCGAGGACGACGGTCCCGGCATTCCCGATGCGGTGGCGTCGCAGCTCTTCAAGCCCTTCACGACCGGTGGACGCGCCGGCGGCGCCGGCCTTGGTCTTGCCATCGCCCGCGATCTCGTGCAGGTCCATGGCGGCGACATCGCGCTCGTCGCGACGGGCCCCCAGGGGACGGTCTTCCGCTTCACGCTGCCGCTTTGA
- a CDS encoding D-2-hydroxyacid dehydrogenase has translation MRLLLSAHALRTWGKRIDGVEFVTAEEALAAPGPCDADIAFMTREVTGKSSKDNPTPELAGFETVLRKSPDLRWLQIHPAGAERPIYRELRDRGVKVTTASGATAVTVAHSTLGALIALNRRFPLLADAQRRHAWEPRLGERSPRDLEGQTAVIVGMGPIGQNLARLLKALDMTVIGVRRTPALAPLWDGVVAYAALFDVLPRADWLILCCPASDLTRGLADARAFAAMPDGAHFINVARGEVAVEADVIAALRSGKLAGAYLDVFEREPLDPASPLWDLPNVLVSPHTASHSRGQNEAIFDIFLDNLARFRDGRKLRNDVDDLG, from the coding sequence ATGAGGCTCCTGCTGTCGGCACACGCCCTGCGTACCTGGGGCAAGCGCATCGACGGCGTCGAGTTCGTGACGGCCGAGGAGGCCCTGGCCGCGCCGGGGCCGTGCGACGCCGACATCGCCTTCATGACCCGCGAGGTGACCGGCAAGTCGAGCAAGGATAACCCGACCCCCGAGCTCGCCGGCTTCGAGACGGTGCTGCGCAAGTCGCCGGACCTGCGCTGGCTGCAGATCCATCCGGCCGGCGCCGAGCGGCCGATCTATCGCGAGCTGCGCGATCGTGGCGTCAAGGTGACGACGGCCTCGGGCGCCACCGCCGTCACCGTGGCGCACAGCACGCTCGGTGCGCTGATCGCGCTCAACCGTCGCTTCCCGCTGCTGGCCGATGCTCAGCGCCGCCACGCGTGGGAGCCGCGGCTGGGCGAGCGCTCGCCGCGCGATCTCGAGGGCCAGACCGCCGTGATCGTCGGCATGGGCCCGATCGGCCAGAACCTCGCGCGACTCCTGAAGGCGCTCGACATGACGGTGATCGGCGTGCGCCGCACGCCTGCGCTCGCCCCACTGTGGGACGGCGTTGTCGCCTACGCGGCGCTCTTCGACGTGCTGCCGCGGGCCGACTGGCTGATCCTGTGCTGTCCGGCCTCCGACTTGACGCGCGGGCTCGCCGACGCCAGGGCCTTCGCTGCGATGCCGGACGGCGCGCACTTCATCAACGTGGCGCGAGGCGAGGTCGCGGTTGAAGCCGACGTGATCGCGGCGCTGCGGAGCGGCAAGCTCGCCGGCGCCTATCTCGACGTGTTCGAACGCGAGCCGCTCGATCCCGCCTCGCCGTTGTGGGACCTGCCCAATGTCCTTGTCTCGCCGCACACGGCAAGTCACAGCCGGGGGCAGAACGAGGCGATCTTCGACATCTTCCTCGACAATCTCGCCCGCTTTCGCGACGGCCGGAAGCTGCGCAACGACGTCGACGATCTGGGTTAG
- a CDS encoding cupin domain-containing protein: MTADEIIARLGLRPHPEGGHFGETFRAPDSPRGASTAIYFLLRAGERSHWHRVDADEVWHFYAGAPLELAISDDGRTIRHLRLGVDLRIGEAPQAVVPRHAWQSARSLGNWTLVGCTVAPAFEFRHFELAPPGWTPGQ, encoded by the coding sequence GTGACGGCGGACGAGATCATCGCGCGGCTCGGATTGCGGCCGCATCCCGAGGGCGGCCATTTCGGCGAGACGTTTCGCGCCCCCGACTCTCCGCGCGGGGCGTCGACGGCGATCTATTTCCTGTTGAGAGCCGGTGAACGCTCGCATTGGCATCGCGTCGACGCCGACGAGGTCTGGCACTTCTACGCCGGCGCGCCGCTCGAGCTGGCGATCAGCGACGACGGCCGAACGATCCGACATCTGCGGCTCGGCGTCGATCTGCGCATCGGCGAAGCGCCGCAGGCCGTCGTGCCGCGCCATGCCTGGCAGTCCGCGCGATCGCTCGGCAACTGGACCCTGGTCGGCTGCACCGTCGCGCCGGCCTTCGAGTTTCGCCACTTCGAGCTCGCCCCGCCGGGGTGGACCCCGGGGCAATGA
- a CDS encoding EamA family transporter: MTTTATADEQRRAMAAGLLAIALWSALATLSVLAGPIPPFQMVAMTFAVGAAIGVARARRRGVAWVALTRWPARVWLLGIGGLFGYHALYFAALQIAPPAEANLVNYLWPLLIVLLSAPLAGARLGWTHLVGALLGFAGVVLLAVARGVSFGDQHALGYLLALGCAFAWSLYSVLSRRFGETPTDAIASFCAASALLSLLAHLMFEQTTWPATPVAWLAVLALGLGPTGGAFYLWDHAVKRGDIRALGAISYATPILSTALLIAAGLAEPTAALLLAATLVTAGAVLASRDLWKR; this comes from the coding sequence ATGACGACGACCGCGACCGCGGACGAACAGCGCCGCGCGATGGCGGCGGGCTTGCTTGCCATCGCGCTGTGGAGCGCGCTCGCGACGTTGTCCGTCCTGGCCGGTCCGATCCCGCCGTTCCAGATGGTTGCCATGACGTTCGCCGTCGGCGCGGCGATCGGGGTTGCCAGGGCGCGGCGCCGCGGCGTGGCCTGGGTTGCGCTGACGCGCTGGCCGGCACGGGTATGGCTGCTCGGCATCGGCGGGCTGTTCGGCTACCACGCGCTCTACTTCGCCGCCTTGCAGATCGCGCCGCCGGCCGAAGCCAATCTCGTCAACTATCTGTGGCCGCTGCTCATCGTGCTCCTGTCGGCGCCGCTCGCCGGCGCGCGCCTGGGCTGGACGCACCTCGTGGGAGCGCTGCTCGGCTTCGCCGGCGTCGTGCTGCTCGCCGTGGCACGCGGCGTGAGTTTCGGCGACCAGCATGCGCTCGGCTACCTGCTGGCGCTGGGCTGCGCCTTCGCCTGGTCGCTCTACTCGGTGCTGTCGCGCCGCTTCGGCGAGACGCCGACCGACGCCATCGCCTCCTTCTGTGCCGCCTCGGCACTGCTGTCGCTGCTCGCGCATCTGATGTTCGAGCAGACGACGTGGCCGGCGACACCCGTCGCCTGGCTGGCCGTGCTGGCGCTCGGTCTCGGCCCGACGGGCGGCGCTTTCTATCTCTGGGATCACGCCGTCAAGCGCGGCGACATCCGGGCGCTCGGCGCGATCTCCTATGCAACGCCGATCCTGTCGACCGCGCTGCTCATCGCCGCCGGCCTGGCCGAACCGACGGCCGCGTTGCTGCTCGCCGCGACGCTCGTCACGGCCGGCGCCGTGCTCGCCTCGCGCGATCTGTGGAAGAGATAG
- a CDS encoding DUF1499 domain-containing protein, with product MLLFVRPVNKLSHRLARLAFITACVGAICVAVAGPLYRYVGIDIEGALGLFRYGFYLCAGGVALGLATVLPTRPGERRRGFVAAVLAIVIGAGGAWMPLKWFLDARATPQLNDVSTDTADPPALVVTLQMRRGAHTPAAYAREFADLQRAFYPEIQPVRLAIPPAEAFRRADRVATEMGWDIVARAPTEGRLEAVETTRWFGFRDDIVVRIRADGPGSRIDIRSKSRVGRSDLGVNAERVHQFTTKLKAL from the coding sequence ATGTTGCTGTTCGTCCGGCCGGTCAACAAATTGAGCCACCGCCTCGCACGTCTGGCCTTCATCACGGCGTGCGTGGGCGCGATCTGCGTTGCCGTCGCGGGACCGCTCTACCGCTACGTCGGTATCGATATCGAAGGCGCGCTCGGCCTGTTTCGCTACGGCTTCTATCTTTGCGCCGGCGGTGTCGCGCTCGGGCTCGCCACCGTCCTGCCGACGCGGCCCGGCGAGCGTCGCCGTGGGTTCGTCGCCGCCGTTCTCGCCATCGTGATCGGCGCCGGCGGCGCGTGGATGCCGCTGAAGTGGTTCCTCGATGCGCGGGCGACGCCGCAACTGAACGACGTCAGCACAGATACCGCCGATCCGCCGGCGCTGGTCGTCACCTTGCAGATGCGCCGGGGGGCGCACACGCCAGCGGCCTATGCGCGCGAATTCGCCGACTTGCAGCGGGCTTTCTATCCGGAGATCCAGCCGGTGAGGCTCGCCATTCCGCCGGCCGAGGCGTTTCGGCGGGCCGATCGCGTGGCGACGGAGATGGGGTGGGACATCGTGGCGCGCGCGCCCACCGAGGGTCGCCTCGAGGCCGTCGAGACGACGCGGTGGTTCGGTTTTCGCGACGACATCGTCGTGCGCATCCGGGCCGACGGACCGGGCAGCCGCATCGACATCAGGTCCAAGAGCCGGGTCGGCCGTTCCGACCTCGGCGTCAACGCCGAGCGCGTGCACCAATTCACGACGAAGCTCAAAGCCCTATAG